One segment of Mycolicibacterium sp. YH-1 DNA contains the following:
- a CDS encoding ABC transporter permease, with translation MAVADVVTVGSGLTRGGRRTLRPAVYVAAGYLLLMLAWAVAPGVFTSGSPYDTDIETPLRGPSFEHWFGTDASGRDIYTRVVYGAQSSLAIGVGATALALIVAIALGFAAGLGGRLADGAISRFLEVVLSIPGLLIALLFIAILGPGVATQIVAVAIGSAVGYARMVRGQVIAVKDSGYVSAATALGHSRRTIITRHVFPNAMRPLVVLGTMGIGQSIIWASSLSFLGLGVAPPAPEWGAMLNAGRDFVSTAWWLELFPGLAIVGCTLAVTVVGRYLQQRLEGRLT, from the coding sequence ATGGCTGTCGCGGACGTTGTCACCGTCGGATCCGGCCTGACGCGAGGGGGCCGACGGACGTTGCGGCCCGCCGTCTACGTCGCCGCCGGATACCTCCTGCTGATGCTGGCCTGGGCTGTCGCCCCCGGGGTCTTCACCAGCGGCTCGCCGTATGACACTGACATCGAGACTCCTTTGCGCGGACCGTCTTTCGAGCACTGGTTCGGCACCGACGCGTCCGGCCGCGACATCTACACCCGGGTCGTGTACGGCGCGCAGAGCTCGCTGGCCATCGGGGTTGGCGCCACCGCGCTCGCCCTGATCGTGGCCATCGCCCTTGGGTTCGCCGCCGGTTTGGGCGGCCGCCTCGCAGACGGTGCCATCAGCCGGTTCCTCGAGGTGGTCCTCTCCATACCGGGTCTGCTCATCGCATTGCTGTTCATCGCGATCCTCGGGCCGGGCGTGGCAACCCAGATCGTGGCTGTCGCGATCGGCTCCGCGGTCGGATACGCACGCATGGTGCGCGGCCAGGTCATCGCGGTCAAGGACTCTGGATATGTCAGTGCCGCCACAGCGCTCGGGCACTCACGGCGCACGATCATCACCCGGCACGTGTTCCCCAACGCGATGCGCCCGTTGGTGGTCCTCGGCACGATGGGCATCGGCCAGTCGATCATCTGGGCGTCGTCGCTGAGCTTCCTCGGCCTCGGCGTAGCACCTCCTGCACCGGAGTGGGGCGCGATGCTCAACGCGGGCCGCGACTTCGTGTCGACAGCCTGGTGGCTGGAACTGTTCCCCGGCCTCGCGATCGTCGGCTGCACGCTGGCCGTGACCGTGGTCGGCCGCTACCTCCAACAGCGCCTCGAAGGACGGCTCACGTGA